The following proteins are encoded in a genomic region of Oncorhynchus keta strain PuntledgeMale-10-30-2019 chromosome 35, Oket_V2, whole genome shotgun sequence:
- the dhrs7 gene encoding dehydrogenase/reductase SDR family member 7 isoform X2: MYLLYSFRPELLRPNSVKPKAPASSLDRQLTTGIEKDPDVADTKLKGLVVWVTGASSGIGEELAYQLAGCGSRLILSARRVDQLDRVKLHCLERSNLKDKDILVLPLDLLERASHEAKMKTAIQHFGNIDILVNNGGRSQRSLCLETSVDVYQALMELNFLGTVSLTKQVLPHMTQRGSGSVVTVSSVVGLAGAPLATGYSASKHALQGFFNSLRTELTEYPRILISTVCPGPVQSQIVQNAFTEEVGKAIPTAGDQQHKMVTSRCVRLILVGIANGTKEMWIAQQPFLLFYYVWQYAPTWAWFITDVLGRKRVQNFKAGLDADSAYFTKPKPKSS, translated from the exons ATGTACCTCCTTTACAGCTTTAGGCCGGAGCTGTTGAGGCCAAATAGCGTCAAGCCGAAAGCCCCAGCCTCTTCACTTGACAGACAGCTTACAACAGGAATCGAAAAAGACCCGGATGTTGCAG ATACCAAGTTGAAAGGGCTGGTGGTGTGGGTCACAGGAGCCTCCAGTGGCATAGGGGAGGAGCTGGCTTACCAACTAGCTGGATGTGGGTCTCGTCTGATTCTATCTGCTCGCCGTGTGGATCAGTTGGATAGGGTGAAACTTCACTGTTTGG AGCGCTCCAACTTGAAAGATAAGGATATTCTTGTTCTTCCACTTGATTTGCTGGAGAGAGCATCCCATGAGGCAAAAATGAAAACTGCTATCCAGCACTTTGGCAAT ATTGACATCCTGGTTAACAATGGTGGCCGCAGCCAGCGTTCTCTGTGCCTGGAGACCAGTGTGGATGTGTACCAGGCGCTGATGGAGCTCAACTTCCTGGGCACAGTGTCACTTACCAAGCAGGTGTTGCCCCACATGACGCAGCGAGGGTCGGGCAGTGTAGTTACTGTAAGCAGTGTGGTCGGCCTGGCTGGGGCACCTCTGGCAACCGGATACTCTGCCAGTAAACACGCTCTTCAG GGCTTCTTCAATTCTCTTCGAACAGAGTTGACTGAATACCCAAGGATACTCATCAGCACAGTATGTCCAGGGCCTGTACAGTCACAGATAGTCCAGAATGCTTTCACAGAAGAAGTGGGAAAG GCCATTCCCACTGCTGGGGACCAGCAACACAAGATGGTCACTAGTCGTTGTGTGCGTCTCATCCTGGTGGGTATAGCCAATGGCACCAAGGAGATGTGGATTGCCCAGCAGCCCTTTCTGCTGTTCTACTATGTGTGGCAGTATGCTCCCACCTGGGCCTGGTTCATCACTGATGTGCTGGGCAGGAAGAGGGTGCAGAACTTCAAGGCTGGCCTG GACGCAGACTCTGCGTACTTCACAAAGCCAAAGCCCAAGTCTTCCTGA
- the pcnx4 gene encoding LOW QUALITY PROTEIN: pecanex-like protein 4 (The sequence of the model RefSeq protein was modified relative to this genomic sequence to represent the inferred CDS: inserted 12 bases in 7 codons; deleted 3 bases in 2 codons; substituted 5 bases at 5 genomic stop codons) gives MVRMGPDVPLLNEYKQEFWKRFPQMLLGGPCLKLGYCAPPYIYVNQAVLFLTPWLLGGIGTLLCQLQEELHAAVLSAMLMIGAAVGVQALALYAARRNGTVERLGVPNILADEEVEFTNCVGPETVRFIAPGKRFGLNVVLHTMLAGTLCGLGXWYVLLGRLTTLYGSVGVALVVFVLSWVTVXAEYSLIINTDAKMATFQAQDTYEIIPLIRPLYIXTVIAVDLDCLQNLARGPQAAVSYLILFIVCWALGEIQGAYVFGGVFLSPLYPGGMANVRVFKQRRRGLPVAGAIRRVLLNLMSPFAMIALLMLDGSVQQLHTASLXVGFTRAFRMVWQSFEDALFXMVVSVRLAAGETRLPGWDSMGIGVQLLLVGLLSDRLLQFLSKLKFALTLLVTSWTXKKQRLQSAGTLLAPNASLCPLLLSVVFLFAMISAPLLPLFTLPIFLXGFPRPQHSLVGPVGTACLCPDSIYYQQMSGSLAFALRSTFTRGSLRLMESALLEILAVDKCMKKLIGLHLIFFLPFEGSLAPGFHFLGCFQDTMVWIMILERRYGYCTVNIKGLELQDTSCHTVEARGVDEVFEGAFERLGLNQGLNLHLGNALTPCAALPVHVYSDARNVLAGTLSRDIRLLLGTPGKESKFQPSHLGQSTVTQPSEAVMVESVSSLKFRRDSSSLTTSGDWSDEDVLFGAQPSRRTVVLVSTEAQLGDTVLYTSPSLPGXVEMGSRFENMALSSLQALGLPAVDKGRNPEVPPTESSGILAHANFSCPHTELFSLPPGWRTSPLSSRLQQPYALFPEWFRFTLGQLALSIQDKALEDVAKALKEDEELRDRSCLISLGTESAFTSPSYVYRVYCGDEPWTEGLEXLXENKELDQLALKAFRYSFKQLFDQVSLGPIEXLEELFSTLEEYERDWYIVLVAERXWQDCPTGETLFSPGHDLTLSTYTGLVQVGRPNEVVVRGQWANLSWDLLYATNDDEQYSNQPPLCPLAPPLLLTSTPCWDTPSSLTSLYPPCLVFA, from the exons ATGGTCAGGATGGGGCCAGATGTGCCCTTGCTCAATGAATACAAGCAGGAGTTCTGGAAGCGTTTCCCTCAGATGTTGCTGGGGGGTCCGTGCTTGAAGTTGGGCTACTGCGCCCCGCCTTATATCTATGTCAACCAGGCGGTCTTGTTCTTGACACCATGGCTGTTGGGTGGCATTGGCACGCTGCTGTGCCAGCTGCAGGAGGAGCTCCACGCTGCTGTGCTGTCTGCTATGCTCATGATTGGGGCAGCAGTGGGTGTCCAGGCCCTGGCACTGTATGCAGCCCGCAGGAATGGCACGGTGGAGAGGTTGGGAGTGCCCAACATCCTGGCTGATGAGGAGGTGGAGTTCACCAACTGTGTAGGCCCAGAGACAGTGAGGTTCATCGCCCCAGGGAAGAGGTTTGGGCTGAATGTGGTGCTCCACACCATGCTGGCGGGGACCCTCTGTGGCCTGGGATAATGGTATGTGCTCCTGGGCAGGTTAACTACACTCTACGGCAGTGTGGGTGTAGCCTTGGTGGTCTTTGTCCTGAGCTGGGTGACTG CGGCAGAGTACTCCCTTATCATCAACACGGACGCAAAGATGGCCACATTCCAGGCGCAGGACACCTATGAGATCATCCCACTCATCCGACCACTCTACATATGAACTGTCATAGCTGTGGACCTT GATTGCTTACAGAACCTGGCCAGGGGACCTCAAGCTGCTGTCAGCTACCTCATCCTCTTCATTGTCTGCTGGGCTCTCGGAGAGATCCAGGGAGCCTATGTTTTTGGAGGAGTATTCCTCAGCCCACTGTACCCAGGAGGAATGGCCAATGTCCGGGTGTTCAAGCAGCGCAGAAGGGGTCTCCCTGTGGCTGGGGCCATCAGGAGGGTGCTGCTCAATCTGA TGTCTCCCTTTGCAATGATTGCTTTGCTGATGCTGGATGGCTCTGTTCAGCAACTCCACACAGCCTCTCT TGTGGGATTCACCCGGGCCTTCAGAATG GTGTGGCAGAGCTTTGAGGATGCCCTGTTTTAGATGGTGGTGTCAGTGAGGCTGGCTGCAGGggaaacca gACTGCCTGGGTGGGACAGTATGGGCATAGGGGTCCAGCTCCTTCTG GTGGGCCTGCTGAGTGATAGGCTGCTCCAGTTCCTGTCCAAGCTTAAGTTTGCCCTGACCCTGCTGGTGACCTCCTGGACTTAGAAGAAACAGCGGCTTCAGTCGGCCGGGACCCTCCTGGCCCCGAACGCTTCCCTGTGTCCTCTGCTGCTCTCTGTGGTGTTCCTGTTTGCCATGATCTCTGCTCCTCTGCTGCCCCTCTTCACCCTGCCCATCTTCC TGGGCTTCCCTAGGCCTCAGCATAGTTTGGTTGGGCCCGTGGGCACCGCCTGCCTCTGTCCAGACTCCATCTACTACCAGCAGATGAGTGGGAGCCTGGCATTTGCTCTGAGGAGTACCTTCACCAGGGGATCACTTCGTTT AATGGAATCAGCCTTACTCGAAATCTTAGCTGTGGATAAGTGTATGAAGAAGCTGATAGGCCTACATTTGATTTTTTTCCTTCCCTTTGAAGGTTCTCTGGCTCCTGGCTTCCACTTCCTGGGTTGCTTCCAGGACACT ATGGTTTGGATCATGATCTTGGAGAGAAGATATGGCTACTGCACGGTCAACATCAAG GGTCTGGAGCTGCAGGACACGTCGTGCCATACAGTGGAGGCTCGGGGGGTGGATGAGGTGTTTGAGGGGGCCTTTGAGCGGCTTGGTCTCAACCAGGGGTTAAACCTGCACTTGGGTAACGCCCTCACCCCATGTGCTGCCCTGCCTGTCCACGTCTACTCTGATGCCCGAAATGTGCTCGCA GGAACTCTGTCCAGAGACATAAGACTTTTACTGGGGACACCGGGAAAGGAAAGTAAGTTCCAGCCCTCCCATCTCGGCCAGTCAACTGTCACCCAGCCTTCAGAGGCTGTTATGGTGGAGTCCGTCTCCTCTCTCAAGTTTAGACGGGACAGCTCCAGTTTGACGACCTCCGGTGACTGGTCAGATGAGGATGTCCTGTTTGGGGCTCAGCCATCCAGGAGGACGGTGGTGCTGGTAAGTACAGAGGCCCAGCTGGGGGACACAGTGCTCTACACCAGCCCCTCACTGCCAGG TGTGGAGATGGGCAGTAGGTTTGAAAACATGGCCCTCTCGTCCCTCCAGGCTCTGGGTCTCCCGGCTGTGGACAAGGGCAGGAACCCTGAAGTACCCCCCACAGAGTCCTCCGGCATCTTGGCCCATGCAAACTTTAGCTGCCCCCACACTGAGCTGTTCAGTCTGCCCCCTGGGTGGAGGACATCCCCCTTATCATCCCGGTTGCAGCAGCCCTATGCT TTGTTCCCCGAGTGGTTTCGGTTCACTCTGGGGCAGTTGGCGCTGTCCATTCAGGACAAGGCTTTGGAAGATGTGGCCAAAGCCCTGAAGGAGGATGAGGAGCTGAGGGACCGGTCATGCCTCATCTCCCTGGGGACAGAGTCTGCCTTTACCAGCCCCAGCTATGTCTACAGGGTCTACTGTGGGGACGAGCCTTGGACAGAGGGGCTGGAGTGACT TGAAAACAAAGAACTTGACCAGCTTGCACTTAAGGCTTTCAG GTACAGTTTCAAGCAGCTGTTTGATCAGGTGAGTCTGGGGCCAATAGA TCTTGAGGAGCTGTTCAGCACACTGGAGGAGTATGAGAGGGACTGGTACATCGTCCTGGTGGCTGAGAG CTGGCAGGACTGTCCTACAGGAGAAACCCTCTTCTCACCGGGCCATGACCTCACCCTG AGCACTTACACAGGGCTGGTTCAGGTAGGCCGTCCGAATGAGGTGGTGGTGCGTGGCCAGTGGGCTAACCTATCCTGGGACCTGCTCTACGCCACCAACGATGATGAGCAATACAGCAACCAGCCCCCCCTCTGTCCCCTTGCACCTCCCCTGCTTCTAACCTCAACCCCTTGTTGGGATACGCCATCTTCACTGACTTCCCTATACCCACCCTGCCTCGTGTTTGCCTAA
- the dhrs7 gene encoding dehydrogenase/reductase SDR family member 7 isoform X3: MKTAIQHFGNIDILVNNGGRSQRSLCLETSVDVYQALMELNFLGTVSLTKQVLPHMTQRGSGSVVTVSSVVGLAGAPLATGYSASKHALQGFFNSLRTELTEYPRILISTVCPGPVQSQIVQNAFTEEVGKAIPTAGDQQHKMVTSRCVRLILVGIANGTKEMWIAQQPFLLFYYVWQYAPTWAWFITDVLGRKRVQNFKAGLDADSAYFTKPKPKSS, encoded by the exons ATGAAAACTGCTATCCAGCACTTTGGCAAT ATTGACATCCTGGTTAACAATGGTGGCCGCAGCCAGCGTTCTCTGTGCCTGGAGACCAGTGTGGATGTGTACCAGGCGCTGATGGAGCTCAACTTCCTGGGCACAGTGTCACTTACCAAGCAGGTGTTGCCCCACATGACGCAGCGAGGGTCGGGCAGTGTAGTTACTGTAAGCAGTGTGGTCGGCCTGGCTGGGGCACCTCTGGCAACCGGATACTCTGCCAGTAAACACGCTCTTCAG GGCTTCTTCAATTCTCTTCGAACAGAGTTGACTGAATACCCAAGGATACTCATCAGCACAGTATGTCCAGGGCCTGTACAGTCACAGATAGTCCAGAATGCTTTCACAGAAGAAGTGGGAAAG GCCATTCCCACTGCTGGGGACCAGCAACACAAGATGGTCACTAGTCGTTGTGTGCGTCTCATCCTGGTGGGTATAGCCAATGGCACCAAGGAGATGTGGATTGCCCAGCAGCCCTTTCTGCTGTTCTACTATGTGTGGCAGTATGCTCCCACCTGGGCCTGGTTCATCACTGATGTGCTGGGCAGGAAGAGGGTGCAGAACTTCAAGGCTGGCCTG GACGCAGACTCTGCGTACTTCACAAAGCCAAAGCCCAAGTCTTCCTGA
- the dhrs7 gene encoding dehydrogenase/reductase SDR family member 7 isoform X1: MDLGVTLLTGIALCLLVQFVCFLFADADLTLLWATLFGSKPDTKLKGLVVWVTGASSGIGEELAYQLAGCGSRLILSARRVDQLDRVKLHCLERSNLKDKDILVLPLDLLERASHEAKMKTAIQHFGNIDILVNNGGRSQRSLCLETSVDVYQALMELNFLGTVSLTKQVLPHMTQRGSGSVVTVSSVVGLAGAPLATGYSASKHALQGFFNSLRTELTEYPRILISTVCPGPVQSQIVQNAFTEEVGKAIPTAGDQQHKMVTSRCVRLILVGIANGTKEMWIAQQPFLLFYYVWQYAPTWAWFITDVLGRKRVQNFKAGLDADSAYFTKPKPKSS, translated from the exons ATGGATTTGGGCGTGACGTTACTCACAGGAATTGCACTTTGCTTGCTTGTACAGTTTGTGTGCTTCTTGTTTGCGGACGCTGACTTGACCTTACTATGGGCAACCTTGTTTGGGAGCAAGCCAG ATACCAAGTTGAAAGGGCTGGTGGTGTGGGTCACAGGAGCCTCCAGTGGCATAGGGGAGGAGCTGGCTTACCAACTAGCTGGATGTGGGTCTCGTCTGATTCTATCTGCTCGCCGTGTGGATCAGTTGGATAGGGTGAAACTTCACTGTTTGG AGCGCTCCAACTTGAAAGATAAGGATATTCTTGTTCTTCCACTTGATTTGCTGGAGAGAGCATCCCATGAGGCAAAAATGAAAACTGCTATCCAGCACTTTGGCAAT ATTGACATCCTGGTTAACAATGGTGGCCGCAGCCAGCGTTCTCTGTGCCTGGAGACCAGTGTGGATGTGTACCAGGCGCTGATGGAGCTCAACTTCCTGGGCACAGTGTCACTTACCAAGCAGGTGTTGCCCCACATGACGCAGCGAGGGTCGGGCAGTGTAGTTACTGTAAGCAGTGTGGTCGGCCTGGCTGGGGCACCTCTGGCAACCGGATACTCTGCCAGTAAACACGCTCTTCAG GGCTTCTTCAATTCTCTTCGAACAGAGTTGACTGAATACCCAAGGATACTCATCAGCACAGTATGTCCAGGGCCTGTACAGTCACAGATAGTCCAGAATGCTTTCACAGAAGAAGTGGGAAAG GCCATTCCCACTGCTGGGGACCAGCAACACAAGATGGTCACTAGTCGTTGTGTGCGTCTCATCCTGGTGGGTATAGCCAATGGCACCAAGGAGATGTGGATTGCCCAGCAGCCCTTTCTGCTGTTCTACTATGTGTGGCAGTATGCTCCCACCTGGGCCTGGTTCATCACTGATGTGCTGGGCAGGAAGAGGGTGCAGAACTTCAAGGCTGGCCTG GACGCAGACTCTGCGTACTTCACAAAGCCAAAGCCCAAGTCTTCCTGA